From Pseudomonadota bacterium, a single genomic window includes:
- the lptC gene encoding LPS export ABC transporter periplasmic protein LptC: MRRTPKSLKRALKHQKRLSLLKLFILAGVVLTVFLILLMSYYFNHKNSSLQENKKNESSKEITERQILEPHFEGVDEKNQPYHVKAQYATQTSEEQVDLNYPEGELLLTNGEKLEIRANAGVLTDQNKRLDLEGDVKLNYAHCRVVTHEAHANLETKKIEGGEVHSLCPEGVIKAGAFSVDHNQGIVTYKKRPHLVLYENVKKPSSQ; the protein is encoded by the coding sequence ATGAGGAGAACTCCAAAATCCCTTAAAAGAGCTTTAAAGCACCAGAAACGATTAAGTCTCTTAAAACTGTTTATATTGGCAGGCGTTGTCCTGACCGTTTTTTTGATCCTGCTTATGTCCTATTATTTCAACCATAAGAATAGTTCTCTTCAAGAAAACAAAAAAAATGAATCTTCAAAAGAGATTACGGAAAGGCAGATTTTAGAACCTCATTTTGAAGGGGTAGATGAAAAAAACCAACCCTATCACGTTAAAGCACAGTATGCGACGCAAACCTCTGAAGAACAGGTTGATTTAAATTACCCTGAGGGAGAGTTGCTTCTAACCAATGGTGAAAAATTAGAAATTAGAGCAAATGCCGGTGTTCTAACAGATCAAAATAAACGTCTTGATCTAGAAGGAGATGTAAAACTTAATTATGCGCATTGTCGTGTTGTAACACATGAAGCTCATGCGAACTTAGAAACAAAAAAGATTGAAGGAGGAGAAGTACATTCTCTTTGTCCAGAGGGTGTCATTAAGGCTGGTGCTTTTAGCGTGGATCATAATCAAGGGATTGTGACATATAAAAAACGTCCCCATCTTGTTCTTTATGAAAATGTTAAAAAGCCTTCTTCTCAGTAA
- a CDS encoding ribonuclease D, giving the protein MKIYLHQNDLPSDLNFVSENFKGEIAVDTEAMGLKTERDRLCLIQISEGNGECHLVQFLPEGFSSLKTPNLKRLFENPNVLKIFHFARFDVTIIKKYLDITIAPLFCTKIASKIARTYTDQHGLKNLCKFFLNLEISKEQQTSDWGNPVLTQEQLSYAATDVLYLHKLKEALTTLLIREGRLELAEGCFVFLPTVASLEAQGFNADEILKY; this is encoded by the coding sequence ATGAAAATATATCTTCATCAAAATGATCTTCCGTCTGACCTTAATTTCGTATCAGAAAATTTTAAAGGAGAAATTGCAGTTGATACAGAAGCAATGGGCCTTAAAACGGAGCGAGATCGATTGTGTCTTATTCAAATTTCTGAAGGCAATGGAGAGTGTCATTTGGTTCAATTTTTACCAGAAGGTTTTTCTTCTTTAAAAACACCTAATCTTAAAAGACTTTTTGAGAATCCAAATGTTTTAAAGATTTTTCATTTTGCAAGATTTGATGTGACGATTATAAAAAAATATCTTGATATCACAATCGCACCACTTTTTTGTACAAAAATAGCTTCAAAGATTGCACGTACTTACACGGACCAACATGGGCTTAAAAATTTATGTAAGTTTTTTTTAAATCTTGAAATTTCAAAAGAACAACAAACTTCTGATTGGGGAAATCCAGTCTTAACGCAAGAACAACTTTCTTATGCTGCAACAGATGTTTTATATTTACATAAGTTGAAAGAAGCTTTAACGACTCTTTTGATCCGAGAGGGGCGTCTTGAATTAGCGGAAGGATGTTTTGTCTTCTTACCGACAGTTGCATCTTTAGAAGCTCAAGGCTTTAATGCTGATGAAATTTTAAAGTATTAA
- the lptB gene encoding LPS export ABC transporter ATP-binding protein: MSEFNGVINSEEEDHKLGLFVNHLGKSYGKRLVVRDVSLNVKRGEAVGLLGPNGAGKTSCFYMIMGLSRPDYGTIIIDDHDITQLPMYQRARLGIGYLPQESSVFRGLSVEDNIKGVLEVTETDEEHREARLEELLASFSLVHLRSANALVLSGGERRRLEIARALAAHPHFILLDEPLAGIDPIAVREIREIVAHLKDNGIGVLITDHNVRETLGIVDRAYIMHDGSILTEGVPEYVINNEEVRRVYLGDSFRL; this comes from the coding sequence ATGTCTGAATTTAATGGTGTCATCAACTCTGAGGAAGAAGATCATAAGCTTGGGCTTTTTGTGAATCACCTTGGGAAATCTTACGGCAAAAGACTTGTTGTTCGGGATGTAAGTTTAAATGTAAAACGGGGAGAAGCTGTTGGATTATTAGGACCCAATGGCGCTGGGAAGACATCTTGTTTTTATATGATTATGGGCTTATCAAGACCCGACTATGGAACTATTATTATAGATGATCATGATATTACACAGCTTCCCATGTATCAACGTGCACGACTTGGAATAGGATACCTTCCGCAAGAGTCTTCTGTTTTTAGGGGGTTGAGTGTTGAGGATAACATTAAGGGCGTTCTCGAAGTCACCGAAACGGATGAAGAACATAGAGAGGCCAGATTAGAAGAGCTTTTAGCGAGTTTTTCTCTTGTTCATTTGAGAAGTGCGAATGCACTTGTTCTCTCGGGAGGGGAACGCAGACGGCTTGAAATAGCGCGTGCGCTTGCTGCGCATCCTCATTTTATTTTATTGGATGAGCCTTTGGCTGGCATTGACCCCATTGCTGTACGTGAGATACGTGAAATCGTTGCGCACTTAAAAGATAATGGGATTGGTGTTTTAATTACGGATCATAATGTCCGAGAAACACTTGGAATTGTGGATCGGGCTTATATTATGCATGATGGAAGCATTTTAACGGAAGGTGTTCCTGAGTATGTCATTAATAATGAAGAAGTTCGGCGCGTTTATTTAGGGGACAGTTTTAGGCTTTAA
- a CDS encoding competence/damage-inducible protein A — protein sequence MTLETPPNAPSKKQESAREKKKSQVSPQEGELFPEVSFKACLLVIGNEILSGRTQDLNVQFLGETLSRYGIDLKEVRIIPDEENTIIDHIKEVKNLYDYVFTTGGIGPTHDDITTDCVARALGLPIIEDEEALKRLEAHYKDRLNETHKRMARVPFGSRLIDNPITSAPGFFIQNIYVLAGVPRIMRAMVMSLLPILKGGTPIVSQSISCTLGESLLAEDLKKLQERYPTFDIGIYPFFRPEGQGTTLVVRGKHIKTIERIVGKLKDLILNHGGSPETDVSLLFKESSSQKSFFKRLKAEEEGTHFLMSSFEWGKSYFLKAKKQNGIFLIIGGLILGLIGILFLGNNSPSPQYVQKPFFENNQVVETEN from the coding sequence ATGACTTTAGAAACACCGCCGAATGCTCCTTCAAAAAAGCAAGAATCAGCGCGAGAAAAAAAGAAATCTCAGGTGAGCCCTCAGGAGGGAGAACTTTTTCCTGAAGTTTCTTTTAAAGCATGTCTTCTTGTGATTGGCAATGAAATCCTCTCTGGGCGTACGCAAGATCTTAATGTCCAATTTCTTGGTGAGACTTTAAGCCGCTATGGGATTGATCTTAAAGAAGTTAGAATTATTCCTGATGAAGAAAATACAATTATTGATCATATAAAAGAAGTTAAAAATCTTTATGATTATGTCTTTACAACAGGGGGAATTGGGCCGACGCATGATGATATTACGACAGACTGTGTCGCACGGGCTCTTGGTCTTCCCATTATAGAAGATGAGGAAGCTCTTAAACGTCTTGAGGCACATTATAAAGACCGTTTAAATGAAACCCATAAGAGAATGGCACGTGTTCCATTTGGGAGCCGATTGATTGATAACCCTATTACAAGCGCGCCAGGTTTTTTTATTCAGAATATCTATGTTTTAGCTGGTGTTCCTCGAATTATGAGAGCCATGGTTATGTCCCTTCTTCCTATTTTAAAAGGAGGAACCCCTATTGTTAGCCAGAGCATTTCATGTACTTTGGGAGAAAGTCTCTTGGCTGAAGATCTCAAAAAGTTACAAGAACGATATCCAACTTTTGATATTGGCATTTATCCTTTTTTTCGGCCAGAAGGACAAGGAACAACGCTTGTTGTGCGTGGGAAACACATTAAAACGATTGAAAGAATCGTTGGTAAACTTAAAGATCTTATTCTTAACCATGGAGGCAGTCCTGAAACTGATGTTAGTCTTCTTTTTAAAGAATCTTCTTCTCAAAAATCCTTTTTTAAACGTTTGAAAGCGGAAGAGGAGGGAACACATTTTTTAATGTCTTCTTTTGAATGGGGAAAATCTTATTTTCTGAAAGCAAAAAAACAAAATGGAATTTTTCTTATTATTGGAGGACTGATTCTTGGTCTTATAGGGATTTTGTTTTTAGGAAATAACTCCCCATCTCCTCAATATGTGCAAAAACCTTTTTTTGAAAACAATCAAGTTGTTGAAACCGAAAATTGA
- a CDS encoding KpsF/GutQ family sugar-phosphate isomerase gives MTSPSTSTLKDLDVAQNVLQKEIEGLLALSKSLDGSFVEAVNIISRLTEGRIIVSGMGKAGHVGRKIAATLASTGTPSFFVHPAEASHGDLGMITPKDGVIALSNSGKTRELLDLLEYTRRIGVPLIAVTQDMTSDLAKAATVSLLLPKVLEACPNGLAPTTSTIMMMGIGDALAVALLVKRGFSAHDFRRFHPGGALGRKLLTCADLMHQGEEIPLIKIGYHMNEALLVMSEKRFGCVGVVNDHRHLVGIITDGDVRRHMSPHLFEQKVEDIMTSNVQTVLPESLAVEALSRMQTKAITAVFVMGPSLIPIGILNIHDCLKAGLI, from the coding sequence ATGACATCTCCTTCCACCTCAACATTAAAAGATCTCGACGTTGCACAAAATGTGTTGCAAAAAGAAATTGAAGGTCTCTTGGCACTTTCCAAGTCTTTAGATGGATCGTTTGTGGAAGCTGTAAATATTATTTCACGTCTTACAGAGGGACGCATCATCGTTAGCGGTATGGGAAAAGCAGGACATGTGGGTCGTAAAATTGCGGCCACACTTGCATCAACGGGAACACCATCTTTTTTTGTGCATCCCGCGGAGGCAAGCCATGGAGATTTAGGAATGATTACGCCTAAAGATGGCGTGATTGCTCTTTCAAATTCTGGTAAAACGCGAGAACTTCTTGACCTTTTAGAGTATACAAGACGAATTGGTGTTCCTTTAATTGCAGTAACACAAGATATGACAAGCGATTTGGCAAAAGCGGCGACGGTCTCACTCTTGCTTCCAAAGGTTTTAGAAGCTTGTCCAAATGGACTTGCTCCAACAACATCAACGATTATGATGATGGGAATTGGGGATGCTTTAGCTGTGGCGCTTCTTGTAAAACGTGGGTTCTCAGCGCACGATTTTAGACGGTTTCATCCTGGGGGTGCACTCGGGAGAAAACTGTTAACGTGTGCAGATCTTATGCATCAAGGAGAGGAAATTCCTCTTATAAAAATTGGGTATCACATGAACGAAGCCCTTTTAGTCATGTCTGAGAAAAGATTTGGATGTGTTGGAGTGGTTAATGATCATCGTCATTTGGTCGGAATTATTACGGATGGTGATGTAAGGCGTCATATGTCTCCTCATTTATTTGAGCAAAAGGTTGAAGATATAATGACATCAAATGTTCAGACTGTTTTACCGGAAAGTTTAGCTGTTGAAGCATTATCCCGTATGCAAACGAAAGCTATTACGGCCGTTTTTGTAATGGGGCCTTCCTTAATACCAATAGGAATTTTGAATATTCATGATTGCCTAAAGGCGGGCTTAATATGA
- the sfsA gene encoding DNA/RNA nuclease SfsA, with translation MRFLPSLEPAHLIKRYKRFLADVIHSQTGEKLTVHCPNSGSMKGVQTPGTQIWIRNSLNPQRKLAYTWEISQENKQLVGVNTHLPNLLVKDALLNKELEIFIPYTSFKTEVPCGKNSRIDFLLTNFKDPPCYVEVKNVHLNLNGKAAFPDAVTTRGTKHLLELIALKEQGYRAIMLYIVQRSDLGCFTVAEEIDPVYAVTLKRALHLGVEAFCYRCNVSTEGISLGSSLPFNL, from the coding sequence ATGCGCTTTCTTCCTTCTCTTGAACCTGCTCATTTAATTAAACGTTATAAACGTTTCCTCGCGGATGTAATCCATTCACAAACAGGTGAAAAGCTAACCGTTCATTGTCCTAACTCAGGAAGCATGAAGGGCGTTCAAACACCCGGCACTCAAATCTGGATCCGAAATTCACTCAATCCTCAACGAAAACTAGCATATACTTGGGAAATTTCTCAAGAAAATAAACAACTTGTCGGTGTTAATACCCATCTTCCTAATCTTTTGGTTAAAGACGCCCTCCTTAATAAAGAACTCGAGATTTTTATTCCTTATACCTCTTTTAAGACAGAAGTTCCCTGCGGTAAAAACTCAAGAATTGACTTTTTACTAACAAACTTTAAAGACCCCCCCTGTTATGTCGAAGTTAAAAATGTCCATCTTAATCTAAATGGTAAGGCAGCCTTTCCAGATGCGGTTACAACCCGTGGGACAAAACATCTTCTTGAACTTATCGCTCTTAAAGAACAAGGATATCGCGCAATTATGCTGTATATTGTGCAAAGATCAGACCTTGGTTGTTTTACAGTTGCAGAAGAAATCGATCCTGTTTATGCTGTCACCTTAAAAAGAGCTTTACATTTAGGTGTTGAAGCTTTTTGTTATAGATGCAACGTTAGTACCGAAGGAATTTCCCTAGGGTCTTCTCTTCCTTTTAACCTCTAA
- a CDS encoding MFS transporter: MRTNNASSFTPLDPKHAQMPSKQTLLNKITDSYLKKDFRYWQWRILFSLIFGYAAFYLVRQNLPIAMTALTAEFGYTKTELGWISTSFAIVYGVGKAVSGTFSDRSNARYFMSIGLFLSGCACFFMGFISSFYPFIILWTLNACFQSMGSPPCQRLLTHWFPPNQLGTRWAIWNSSHQIGTAVITVVAGAYLLEQFGWRSVFFVPAVMVMIFAFILFQGLRDTPESLGFSSIEEHTARKNNETLPPETEESKLSFKEIFITRVLKNHLVWYMCWANLFFYIVRFGLLIWAPTFLTENKGSSLAKASWDVAGFDIAAIFGGIMAGYLSDKVFGGRRGPVGVIFMIILMMLLLYLWQIPTGSSFLNAFVMFAIGFFVSGPQILQGVAAADFASKKAAGAANGLTGTFGYLGAAFSGVGVGKIVDIWGWNTAFIIFAASAFISAFFFALTWNHKATSSHSRKKLNA; this comes from the coding sequence ATGAGAACAAACAATGCTTCTTCTTTTACACCCCTAGATCCGAAACATGCTCAAATGCCTTCCAAACAAACTCTTTTAAATAAAATCACAGACAGTTATCTAAAAAAAGATTTTAGATATTGGCAATGGCGTATTCTTTTTTCTCTTATTTTTGGATATGCAGCTTTTTATCTCGTCAGACAAAACCTACCCATCGCTATGACAGCTTTAACTGCAGAATTTGGATATACAAAGACTGAACTCGGTTGGATTTCAACAAGCTTTGCCATCGTTTATGGCGTTGGAAAAGCCGTAAGCGGAACCTTTAGCGATCGATCAAATGCACGATATTTCATGTCTATTGGTCTTTTTCTTTCAGGATGTGCTTGTTTTTTCATGGGATTTATCTCGAGCTTCTATCCTTTTATCATTCTTTGGACATTAAATGCTTGTTTCCAATCCATGGGGTCCCCCCCTTGTCAACGTCTTTTAACACATTGGTTCCCCCCAAACCAACTTGGAACACGATGGGCAATATGGAATTCTTCTCACCAAATCGGGACCGCTGTCATTACCGTTGTTGCAGGAGCCTATCTCTTGGAACAATTTGGATGGCGCTCTGTCTTTTTTGTACCAGCCGTTATGGTTATGATTTTTGCTTTTATTCTCTTTCAAGGATTACGTGACACGCCAGAATCTCTTGGTTTCTCTTCCATTGAAGAACACACCGCCCGCAAAAACAATGAGACTCTTCCGCCCGAAACAGAGGAAAGCAAACTTTCTTTTAAAGAAATTTTTATTACGCGGGTCTTAAAGAATCATCTGGTCTGGTATATGTGTTGGGCCAACCTCTTTTTTTATATTGTCCGATTTGGACTCTTAATATGGGCGCCTACTTTCTTAACAGAAAATAAAGGAAGCTCGCTTGCAAAAGCAAGCTGGGATGTCGCGGGATTTGATATTGCTGCAATTTTTGGAGGAATTATGGCCGGATATCTCTCAGATAAAGTATTTGGAGGAAGACGCGGCCCTGTGGGTGTTATTTTTATGATCATTTTAATGATGCTTCTTCTTTATCTTTGGCAAATTCCAACAGGCTCAAGCTTTTTAAATGCTTTTGTGATGTTTGCAATTGGATTCTTTGTCAGTGGCCCTCAAATTCTACAAGGGGTTGCAGCCGCTGATTTTGCTTCCAAAAAAGCCGCTGGAGCTGCGAATGGCCTTACCGGGACCTTTGGGTATCTTGGTGCAGCTTTTTCAGGTGTTGGAGTCGGTAAAATTGTAGATATTTGGGGTTGGAATACAGCCTTTATTATCTTTG